TGGCCTTTGGGGCGGGGGAAACCCCGGCTCCGGAGCGAAGCGAAGGAGAACGGGGAGGGGGCAGGAATCCCCTGCCACAAAGGCCTCAGAAAACAAGGGACGAGAGCATTGGAGTGACAAGGGACGGCCCTGCCCCGTGATCAAATACGACTTCGCCGGTCGCAGATGCCGGCAAGTGCTGTCTGAAAATCCGCTGGAAGACCGGCAAGATGGCCGGATCTGTCCGTTGCCGCGTGAACTGTATAGCCCCTGACCAGCAAGTGATGGTCATCGAATCGATGTATCAGATAATGAAAACGAACTGAGAATCTGGAAAAACTTTCCAGTGAAGTTGAAATCTCAAGCAGGTCGTCATAATGTGCCGGGGACTTGTAACGGCAGTAGACCTCGCTTGCAGGAAGTATAACCCCTCCACGCTCGATATCGCGATAAGATATCTTGAGCACGGACCGCAGAAACTCGGTGCGCCCCATCTCAAAGATTCTCAGATAATTTCCATAATATAACACACCGCCGGTATCGGTATCACCGTAAATCACCCTGTAGGAGAGGCGGTGTATTGGTTCCTTAAGTTCAACTGGACCTGGCGCTTCTGTATTCACTTGGCTTCTTTTTGGTATCCAGTTCCAGCTCTCTGGGTGCCACGCCGATGAACCTCTGCATCAGTTTATAGCCTTCTTTGATCATTACAGGGCTCTGCTCTGCAGCAGGCTCGTTAAAGGTGGCATCTGAATTACCATTCGTGCTTGAACTGTCATAAATAACATAGGGTACTGGTCCCGGGCTGTGTGTCTTAAGACTCACGGGCGTATAGTGATCCGTGGCAACCAGTATCCTGTAAGATACTCCGGTATCTCTCAGGCCATCCATGACAGGTCCCACCACTTCTTTATCAAAGCGCTCTATGGCCCTGATTTTTTCACGGACATCACCCATGTGACCTGCCTCATCAGGGGCCTCAACATGTACAACCACAAGGGTCTTTTCCTTCAGCGCCCTCAGGGCTGCATCCGCCTTTGCCCTGTAGTTGGTATCCAGATAACCAGTGGCCCCCGGCACATTTATAACCTCCATACCTGCACAGACGCCCAGCCCCCTTATGAGATCAACTGCGGCCACAACCGCGCTGTCTATGTCATACAACTGGGAAAACGTGGCAAACAGCGGCCTTCGACCCTGCCCCCATGGCCAGAGTGCGTTTGCAGGCAGTTTTCCCTCGGCCCGCCTTTTCTCGTTGACAGAGTGACGATGAAAAAAGGTGATGGCCTTGGTAAGAAGTTCATACAGGAGCGGCTCCTCCTCGTAAATATGCCAGGCTTCAGTTACATCCATTCCTGTAAGATCATGGGGGGGCACAGTGGAAATACCTTCGGGGCCACCCCGCCAAAGTAACAAATGGCGGTAGCTTATGCCTGCAAAGAGTTCAAAAGAACGACCGGACACCAACAGGGACAAGTCGTTTATGAGTATGCGGGCCTCCTCACTGCTTATATGACCGGCACTGTAGTCTACCATGTAGACCCTGCCCTCTGTAAATCTCAGGGTAACCAAATTGCACCTGAAGGCAACGTCCTCCGGATTCATCTGGACACCCATGGCAGCGGCCTCCAGGGGTCCGCGGCCGGTATAAAACTTTTCAGGTGAATAACCCAAAAGGGACATATTGGCCACATCACTCCCCGGGGGGAAACCCTCTGGAATTGTAAGCACTCTGCCCAGTTCCCCCAATCTTGCCAAGCGGTCCATGGCAGGTGTCCTTGCCACCTCCAAAACAGTCTTGCCCCCCAGATCGTCGATTGGAAAATCAGCCATACCGTCTCCAATCAATATCACATACTTCGAAGCCGGAAGATCCATCCCGGGTGAGTCCTGAGCAAAGTCAGCAGACTCATCAGCAACATTTGTTGTGTTGACGTCAGTCACGGCAGAACTCCATTTCAAATAGCTTTTTCGTAAATATCCGGTGAACCCGTTATATCCTGCCTTGAAGCGGTTACCTTTTTCCGGGTTTCAAAGCTCACTCATCGCGGACCGGAGAGGCAGTGCAATCCGGCCCGCGATCGAAACCCTGCAAAAGGNNNNNNNNNNNNNNNNNNNNNNNNNNNNNNNNNNNNNNNNNNTTACCTTTTTCCGGGTTTCAAAGCTCACTCATCGCGGACCGGAGAGGCAGTGCAATCCGGCCCGCGATCGAAACCCTGCAAAAGGCAAACCGCTCCTGCGGCAGGGCGCGGATGGCAACTTCCACAGCGGACCACGGGTTCACCGGATATTTACGCTTTTTCAAGGTTCTTGAGATCCTCTATGCGGATGACCATGGTCTCACCTGAGATCACGTCAAGCGAGTCAATCCGCTTTAACGCTTCGCGCACCTTGACCTCATGGGCCTCATGGGTAAGCATAACTACGGAAACCGATGAATCCCTGCTGCCACGTCCCTTCTGTACGACCGAGGCTATGCTGATATCCATATCTCCGAGGATTCCGGATATCCTGGCAAGGACCTTCGGCCTGTCCACAACCGAAAACCGAAAATAATAACAAGCTGTTAAAGAATCCATCGGTCGCCTTTTCAGAGGCTTAAGCATATCATATGGAAGCCCCAGGGATGCCACTCTTCCGATAGTCCCCCCGGCCAGATTCCTGGCTACATCCACTACATCAGCCACCACTGCACTGCCTGTGGGCATCTGTCCGGCCCCCAATCCGTACAGAAACACCTTCCCAACCGAGTCACCAACGAAGTAAAAGGCATTGTAGGCTCCACCAACCTGTGCCAAAAGGTGCTCTGACGGGATCATGGTCGGATGGACTCTCAGTTCGAGCCCGTTATTGCCATTTCTTGCAATGGCGAGAAGCTTGATCCTGTATCCGAATTCCTTTGCAAAGGAGATGTCCAGGGGCGAGAGTCTGGATATGCCCTCGATGTAAATATCTGAAAGCTCAACAGGGGTACCAAAAGCCAGCATGGCCATAATAACAAGCTTGTGGGCAGTATCAATTCCCTCAACGTCATAAGAAGGGTCCGCTTCGGCATAGCCAAGGCGTTGCGCATCTGCCAGCACATCCTGAAATGCCGTGCCCTCCTCGGTCATCCTCGAGAGGATGTAGTTGGCAGTACCGTTCATTATACCCATGACCGTTTGAAGACGGTTTGCCACAAGGCCCTCTTTCACTGCCTTGACAACAGGTATTCCCCCGCCCACACTGGCCTCGAACCCAAGCTCAACCCCATGTCTCGCCGCAGCCTCAAAGATCTCATGGCCGTGAGCCGCAAGCAGGGCCTTGTTTGCCGTGATAACGTGCTTTCCTTTTTGAATAGCCTCAAGCACAAAGGTCCGGGCCGGCTCAAGACCGCCTATGAGCTCAATAAATATGTCCAGCTCAGGATCATTAATAAGGGAGATCACGTCATCAGTAAGGATATCAGAAGCTACTGGAAAACCCCTGGAAGTAGTAATATCCAGGTCACAGATCCGTGCAAGCCTTATACTCATCCCGGCGCGCTGCCTCAGGAGTTCCGACTGTTCCAGCAGGATCCTGGCCACTCCACTCCCTACGGTCCCAAAACCCAGCAGACCCACATTTACAGTCTTACCCATAGGATTATACACGCTCCCCATTATACACGACATTTGCCATAACTGTTTACAAAAAGGCGGCTTTTTCACATCCAGCCACGGAGTGTAAGGCGCCCCGGACCTTCAGTCATCTCAAAATCAATTATTTACTTTAAACTTTTAGAAGCTGCAGGGCAAGAATTTATGGCAAGCGCTGGATATTTCATATAAGATACAGGCAGCAAGCACCGGGTAGGCTGCTTGCCATACAATTACTGCCATTGGTCTGAAGATTCTTTCATAGAGCAACCATTTTTTGAGTCAACTCCTCAATTTTTCTANNNNNNNNNNNNNNNNNNNNNNNNNNNNNNNNNNNNNNNNNNNNNNNNNNNNNNNNNNNNNNNNNNNNNNNNNNNNNNNNNNNNNNNNNNNNNNNNNNNNNNNNNNNNNNNNNNNNNNNNNNNNNNNNNNNNNNNNNNNNNNNNNNNNNNNNNNNNNNNNNNNNNNNNNNNNNNNNNNNNNNNNNNNNNNNNNNNNNNNNNNNNNNNNNNNNNNNNNNNNNNNNNNNNNNNNNNNNNNNNNNNNNNNNNNNNNNNNNNNNNNNNNNNNNNNNNNNNNNNNNNNNNNNNNNNNNNNNNNNNNNNNNNNNNNNNNNNNNNNNNNNNNNNNNNNNNNNNNNNNNNNNNNNNNNNNNNNNNNNNNNNNNNNNNNNNNNNNNNNNNNNNNNNNNNNNNNNNNNNNNNNNNNNNNNNNNNNNNNNNNNNNNNNNNNNNNNNNNNNNNNNNNNNNNNNNNNNNNNNNNNNNNNNNNNNNNNNNNNNNNNNNNNNNNNNNNNNNNNNNNNNNNNNNNNNNNNNNNNNNNNNNNNNNNNNNNNNNNNNNNNNNNNNNNNNNNNNNNNNNNNNNNNNNNNNNNNNNNNNNNNNNNNNNNNNNNNNNNNNNNNNNNNNNNNNNNNNNNNNNNNNNNNNNNNNNNNNNNNNNNNNNNNNNNNNNNNNNNNNNNNNNNNNNNNNNNNNNNNNNNNNNNNNNNNNNNNNNNNNNNNNNNNNNNNNNNNNNNNNNNNNNNNNNNNNNNNNNNNNNNNNNNNNNNNNNNNNNNNNNNNNNNNNNNNNNNNNNNNNNNNNNNNNNNNNNNNNNNNNNNNNNNNNNNNNNNNNNNNNNNNNNNNNNNNNNNNNNNNNNNNNNNNNNNNNNNNNNNNNNNNNNNNNNNNNNNNNNNNNNNNNNNNNNNNNNNNNNNNNNNNNNNNNNNNNNNNNNNNNNNNNNNNNNNNNNNNNNNNNNNNNNNNNNNNNNNNNNNNNNNNNNNNNNNNNNNNNNNNNNNNNNNNNNNNNNNNNNNNNNNNNNNNNNNNNNNNNNNNNNNNNNNNNNNNNNNNNNNNNNNNNNNNNNNNNNNNNNNNNNNNNNNNNNNNNNNNNNNNNNNNNNNNNNNNNNNNNNNNNNNNNNNNNNNNNNNNNNNNNNNNNNNNNNNNNNNNNNNNNNNNNNNNNNNNNNNNNNNNNNNNNNNNNNNNNNNNNNNNNNNNNNNNNNNNNNNNNNNNNNNNNNNNNNNNNNNNNNNNNNNNNNNNNNNNNNNNNNNNNNNNNNNNNNNNNNNNNNNNNNNNNNNNNNNNNNNNNNNNNNNNNNNNNNNNNNNNNNNNNNNNNNNNNNNNNNNNNNNNNNNNNNNNNNNNNNNNNNNNNNNNNNNNNNNNNNNNNNNNNNNNNNNNNNNNNNNNNNNNNNNNNNNNNNNNNNNNNNNNNNNNNNNNNNNNNNNNNNNNNNNNNNNNNNNNNNNNNNNNNNNNNNNNNNNNNNNNNNNNNNNNNNNNNNNNNNNNNNNNNNNNNNNNNNNNNNNNNNNNNNNNNNNNNNNNNNNNNNNNNNNNNNNNNNNNNNNNNNNNNNNNNNNNNNNNNNNNNNNNNNNNNNNNNNNNNNNNNNNNNNNNNNNNNNNNNNNNNNNNNNNNNNNNNNNNNNNNNNNNNNNNNNNNNNNNNNNNNNNNNNNNNNNNNNNNNNNNNNNNNNNNNNNNNNNNNNNNNNNNNNNNNNNNNNNNNNNNNNNNNNNNNNNNNNNNNNNNNNNNNNNNNNNNNNNNNNNNNNNNNNNNNNNNNNNNNNNNNNNNNNNNNNNNNNNNNNNNNNNNNNNNNNNNNNNNNNNNNNNNNNNNNNNNNNNNNNNNNNNNNNNNNNNNNNNNNNNNNNNNNNNNNNNNNNNNNNNNNNNNNNNNNNNNNNNNNNNNNNNNNNNNNNNNNNNNNNNNNNNNNNNNNNNNNNNNNNNNNNNNNNNNNNNNNNNNNNNNNNNNNNNNNNNNNNNNNNNNNNNNNNNNNNNNNNNNNNNNNNNNNNNNNNNNNNNNNNNNNNNNNNNNNNNNNNNNNNNNNNNNNNNNNNNNNNNNNNNNNNNNNNNNNNNNNNNNNNNNNNNNNNNNNNNNNNNNNNNNNNNNNNNNNNNNNNNNNNNNNNNNNNNNNNNNNNNNNNNNNNNNNNNNNNNNNNNNNNNNNNNNNNNNNNNNNNNNNNNNNNNNNNNNNNNNNNNNNNNNNNNNNNNNNNNNNNNNNNNNNNNNNNNNNNNNNNNNNNNNNNNNNNNNNNNNTCGTTGTTCGAATTTTATACCCCATAAATAATCTGCGCTGTTGCCGTCTCAATCCTGGCTATGGTGGTATTTTTACCCATAGCTTGAGAAAAGACGATCACAGCTTGCCTCTGAAGGCTCAAAAGAGCCTCCTGTGCTGCGTCACAAAATTCGCCTGCGCTTATATGAAATATCCAGGGCAAGCGGCTCGATTATCCTGAAAAAATGCGCTTGCCCGCAAAGTGCCATCGGATTAACTTGGGCCGTTCATGAAACCAACAGATTTTCTGCCTCTGACAAGAAGGCCAAGCCGTTACCTTGGCAATGAAATTAATGCCTGCCATAAGGACTGGAACGAAGCAGGTCTCCGAGTCGCTCTTGTCTTTCCTGATCTCTATGAAATCGGGATGTCCCATCTCGGGCTTCATATCCTGTATCACATAATCAACGAAATACCATGGGCATTGGCAGACAGGGCCTACTGCCCTGATGTTGACCTTGAAAAACTCCTGAGATCTGAAAAAGTGCCTCTCTGGGGTCTTGAGAGCCGGCGTCCCCTGAGCGACTTTGATATTCTGGCCATAACCCTCCCGTATGAACTCTGCTATACCAATATCCTGACCATCCTGGACCTTGCAGGCATACCCATCCGGGCGGAGAAAAGAAACAACCCGATATGGCCCATAATCCTCGGCGGAGGAAGCTGCGCGGTCAATCCTGAGCCCATCGCTGATTTTTTTGATGCCATCCTGGTAGGAGACGGAGAGGAGGCCCTGCCGGAAATCGCGGGTCTTGTAAAGAATTGGCGAAAAACAGGAGGAGATAAAAATGAGATTCTCACCGGCCTTTCCCGTGTGGACGGCGTCTATGTACCGGGATTTTACAGGCCAAGATATGAGAAGGACGGATCATTTGCCGCACTTGAGCCCAGGAGGCCCGAAGCAGGTCTTATAAAACGCAGAACAGTATCTGACCTTGAAAAGGCCCCTTTTCCGTCCCGCCCCCTCGTACCATATACGCAGATAGTCCATGATCGCATGGGAATCGAGATAGCAAGGGGCTGTACCCATGGCTGCCGGTTCTGCCAGGCAGGCATTACCTATAGACCCGTACGTGAACGCTCACCTCAAAAGGTCTTCTCCCTGCTGGAACAGGCCCTGGCCGCATCCGGATGGGAGGAACTCTCACTGCTTTCCCTGAGTACAGGTGACTATGGATGTCTCTTGTCCTTGTTAATCACCTTGATGGATCGATACACGCCTGAGAATGTCGCAGTCTCTCTTCCTTCTCTTCGAGTAGGGACCCTTAATCCGGAAATTATGAAACAGATACAGAGGGTGAGGAAAACCGGGTTTACCCTGGCCCCGGAGGCAGGCAGCGAGAGACTGCGAAGAGTAATAAACAAGGGAATTACAGAGCATGACCTCATTGACACGGCCACACAGGCCTATAAGCTCGGCTGGAGCAACATAAAACTCTATTTCATGACAGGCCTTCCGACAGAGACCGTGGCCGATGTATTGGAAATAGCCAGACTCGCAAGGAAGGTCCTTGCAAGTGGCGGGAAAAGGGGCAGGAAGGTCACTGTCAGCGCAGGCACCTTTGTCCCGAAACCCCATACGCCTTTTCAGTGGGAGCGGCAGCTGAATGTCCGGGAATCCGGAGACCGTCTTGAACTGCTGAGATCCAATCTAAAGGGCCGGGATCTTCACTATAGGTGGCACAATCCGTTTCAGAGCTTCCTGGAAGGCGTTTTCTCCAGAGGGGACCGCAGGCTTACAGGGATCCTTTGCAGGGCATGGAGAATGGGAGCGCGTCTTGATGCATGGAATGACCATCTGAGACCTGACCTTTATAGAAAAGCCGCCCTTGAAGAGGATATCGAGCTTGAAAAATACATAAAAGCAATCGACACAAAGGCACCCCTTCCCTGGGGTCACATCTTAACCGGTGTGAGCAATAAGTATCTGCTGGATGAAAGAGAAAAATCCAG
Above is a genomic segment from Deltaproteobacteria bacterium containing:
- a CDS encoding thioesterase — protein: MNTEAPGPVELKEPIHRLSYRVIYGDTDTGGVLYYGNYLRIFEMGRTEFLRSVLKISYRDIERGGVILPASEVYCRYKSPAHYDDLLEISTSLESFSRFSVRFHYLIHRFDDHHLLVRGYTVHAATDRSGHLAGLPADFQTALAGICDRRSRI
- a CDS encoding TIGR03960 family radical SAM protein, whose translation is MKPTDFLPLTRRPSRYLGNEINACHKDWNEAGLRVALVFPDLYEIGMSHLGLHILYHIINEIPWALADRAYCPDVDLEKLLRSEKVPLWGLESRRPLSDFDILAITLPYELCYTNILTILDLAGIPIRAEKRNNPIWPIILGGGSCAVNPEPIADFFDAILVGDGEEALPEIAGLVKNWRKTGGDKNEILTGLSRVDGVYVPGFYRPRYEKDGSFAALEPRRPEAGLIKRRTVSDLEKAPFPSRPLVPYTQIVHDRMGIEIARGCTHGCRFCQAGITYRPVRERSPQKVFSLLEQALAASGWEELSLLSLSTGDYGCLLSLLITLMDRYTPENVAVSLPSLRVGTLNPEIMKQIQRVRKTGFTLAPEAGSERLRRVINKGITEHDLIDTATQAYKLGWSNIKLYFMTGLPTETVADVLEIARLARKVLASGGKRGRKVTVSAGTFVPKPHTPFQWERQLNVRESGDRLELLRSNLKGRDLHYRWHNPFQSFLEGVFSRGDRRLTGILCRAWRMGARLDAWNDHLRPDLYRKAALEEDIELEKYIKAIDTKAPLPWGHILTGVSNKYLLDEREKSRKEIYTPDCRHGECQACGVCDFRNIRPVVHEKEKVHASSHTQSSSHQVIQSPSHPVTYHLTFSKLGEARFLGHLELVHALHRAARRAHIPVAYSQGFHPKPRFSFGQPIPLGTESLAEQFAITLTGYMKPELLKNLLGEAMPRGIIIRSAEPVGPKTSLKIPELVRYLISVPGVTASQMKCSVEKLNSTAEWPVSRKRKGKQITTDLKQVVESLQLIAEKDVEDGRITPWSWPEDAKYDELPFFDLTLRSIARFNLKPAEVIGSIMGLSGEMIKMLRILKLGFSIPKSP
- a CDS encoding homoserine dehydrogenase; amino-acid sequence: MGKTVNVGLLGFGTVGSGVARILLEQSELLRQRAGMSIRLARICDLDITTSRGFPVASDILTDDVISLINDPELDIFIELIGGLEPARTFVLEAIQKGKHVITANKALLAAHGHEIFEAAARHGVELGFEASVGGGIPVVKAVKEGLVANRLQTVMGIMNGTANYILSRMTEEGTAFQDVLADAQRLGYAEADPSYDVEGIDTAHKLVIMAMLAFGTPVELSDIYIEGISRLSPLDISFAKEFGYRIKLLAIARNGNNGLELRVHPTMIPSEHLLAQVGGAYNAFYFVGDSVGKVFLYGLGAGQMPTGSAVVADVVDVARNLAGGTIGRVASLGLPYDMLKPLKRRPMDSLTACYYFRFSVVDRPKVLARISGILGDMDISIASVVQKGRGSRDSSVSVVMLTHEAHEVKVREALKRIDSLDVISGETMVIRIEDLKNLEKA
- a CDS encoding cofactor-independent phosphoglycerate mutase, with amino-acid sequence MDLPASKYVILIGDGMADFPIDDLGGKTVLEVARTPAMDRLARLGELGRVLTIPEGFPPGSDVANMSLLGYSPEKFYTGRGPLEAAAMGVQMNPEDVAFRCNLVTLRFTEGRVYMVDYSAGHISSEEARILINDLSLLVSGRSFELFAGISYRHLLLWRGGPEGISTVPPHDLTGMDVTEAWHIYEEEPLLYELLTKAITFFHRHSVNEKRRAEGKLPANALWPWGQGRRPLFATFSQLYDIDSAVVAAVDLIRGLGVCAGMEVINVPGATGYLDTNYRAKADAALRALKEKTLVVVHVEAPDEAGHMGDVREKIRAIERFDKEVVGPVMDGLRDTGVSYRILVATDHYTPVSLKTHSPGPVPYVIYDSSSTNGNSDATFNEPAAEQSPVMIKEGYKLMQRFIGVAPRELELDTKKKPSEYRSARSS